One genomic segment of Deinococcus sp. HSC-46F16 includes these proteins:
- a CDS encoding DUF2259 domain-containing protein produces MNAVRRLLAGLGLALLGMAGAGNRLDVERVVFSPDGTRALVVEAGSLDGSGFGAARLWVLSTTTGAVLRRAQAQADSPDPAPVVARLLRQEAGVLRLHALNPARVARPVYARTFPVMAPVWTEGVEAGTALIRPVRLWSVPVPVSLSVRPVGSSCRWGEMLPTGEGPAGFTLTVRDQVIHSDRTLPPGRECAARYALDRAYVQGNRAVFIVRAYTPGFEGPNADVVPVAARLR; encoded by the coding sequence GTGAATGCGGTGCGCCGCCTGCTCGCGGGTCTGGGGCTGGCCCTGCTGGGCATGGCCGGGGCGGGCAACCGCCTGGACGTGGAGCGGGTTGTGTTTTCTCCAGACGGCACCCGCGCCCTCGTCGTGGAGGCCGGGAGTCTGGACGGCAGCGGCTTTGGGGCGGCCCGGCTGTGGGTGCTCAGCACAACCACGGGGGCAGTGCTGCGCCGCGCCCAGGCCCAGGCGGACTCGCCCGACCCGGCCCCAGTCGTGGCCCGGCTGCTGCGGCAGGAGGCGGGCGTGCTGAGGCTGCACGCCCTGAATCCCGCGCGGGTGGCCCGGCCCGTCTACGCCCGGACCTTCCCGGTGATGGCCCCGGTCTGGACGGAGGGGGTGGAGGCGGGCACGGCGCTGATTCGGCCTGTTCGCCTCTGGAGCGTCCCAGTGCCCGTCAGCCTGAGCGTGCGGCCGGTGGGGTCGAGCTGCCGCTGGGGCGAGATGTTGCCGACCGGAGAGGGGCCAGCCGGGTTCACCCTGACCGTGCGCGATCAGGTCATCCACAGCGACCGCACGCTGCCGCCGGGGCGTGAGTGCGCCGCCCGCTACGCCCTGGACCGCGCCTACGTGCAGGGGAACCGCGCCGTCTTCATCGTGCGGGCCTACACGCCGGGTTTCGAGGGACCGAACGCGGACGTGGTGCCGGTGGCGGCGCGGCTGCGGTAG